Proteins from a single region of Flavobacterium sp. YJ01:
- a CDS encoding YbaB/EbfC family nucleoid-associated protein, giving the protein MDLMGMMGKLKETQQKIEDTKKRLDTVLIDEQSADGLLKVTITASRKIKSLSIDDSLLEDKEQLEDYLIVTLNKAIEKATNVNERELDAVARMDMPSIPGMDNLFK; this is encoded by the coding sequence ATGGATTTAATGGGAATGATGGGCAAACTTAAAGAAACCCAGCAAAAAATTGAGGATACTAAAAAGCGTCTAGATACTGTTTTAATTGATGAACAAAGCGCTGACGGATTATTAAAAGTTACTATTACAGCAAGCAGAAAAATAAAATCACTTTCTATTGATGATTCTTTACTAGAAGATAAAGAGCAACTAGAAGATTACCTGATTGTAACTTTAAACAAAGCAATTGAAAAAGCTACAAACGTAAACGAGAGAGAATTAGACGCTGTTGCAAGAATGGACATGCCATCTATTCCTGGAATGGATAATTTGTTTAAATAA
- a CDS encoding GntG family PLP-dependent aldolase, translated as MEINLISDTITKPTYEMLQYMFNAQVGDDVYKQDPTVIELENRTAEFFGMEAGLFFPSGTMANQTAIKLHTQPGEQLIADKYAHVYHYEGGGVSFNSGVSCCLLDGNRGMITAAQVKAAINDPEFYHSPLTSLVCVENTTNKGGGACYELEDLKEIKKVCDANNLKFHLDGARIWNALVAKRQNPREFGAIFDTISVCLSKGLGAPIGSVLLGSKADIYRALRIRKILGGGMRQVGYLAAAGLYALAHNIERLAEDHRRAKEIAKILSTKPWIASIEPVETNILIFSLAEGYSDQLLIEKLKQKNILISSLGHNKLRIVTHLDYKEVMHTYVLETLSKF; from the coding sequence ATGGAAATAAATTTAATCAGCGATACCATAACCAAGCCTACTTATGAAATGCTGCAGTATATGTTTAACGCCCAAGTCGGCGATGATGTATACAAACAGGACCCAACGGTGATTGAATTGGAAAACAGAACAGCAGAGTTTTTTGGTATGGAAGCTGGGCTTTTTTTTCCGTCTGGAACTATGGCAAATCAGACTGCAATTAAACTTCATACACAGCCTGGAGAACAATTAATTGCTGATAAATATGCTCACGTTTATCATTATGAAGGAGGAGGAGTTTCTTTTAATAGCGGCGTTTCTTGCTGTCTTTTAGATGGAAATCGCGGAATGATAACTGCTGCGCAAGTTAAAGCTGCTATAAATGATCCAGAATTTTATCATAGTCCGCTAACGAGTTTGGTTTGTGTAGAAAATACAACCAATAAAGGCGGTGGAGCTTGTTACGAATTAGAAGATTTAAAAGAAATAAAAAAGGTTTGCGACGCTAATAATTTGAAATTTCATTTGGACGGCGCAAGAATTTGGAATGCCTTAGTAGCTAAAAGACAGAATCCTAGAGAATTTGGTGCTATTTTCGATACAATTTCGGTTTGTTTGTCTAAAGGTTTAGGCGCTCCAATTGGTTCTGTATTGCTTGGAAGTAAAGCTGATATTTACAGAGCGTTGAGAATCAGGAAGATATTAGGTGGAGGAATGCGTCAAGTAGGATATTTAGCAGCAGCAGGATTATATGCTTTAGCTCATAATATCGAAAGATTGGCAGAAGATCATCGCAGAGCAAAAGAAATTGCAAAAATCTTAAGCACAAAACCTTGGATAGCATCCATCGAACCAGTAGAAACTAATATTTTAATTTTTTCTCTTGCAGAAGGTTACAGCGACCAACTATTGATTGAAAAATTAAAACAGAAAAATATATTAATAAGTTCTTTAGGTCATAATAAACTTCGTATTGTAACGCATTTAGATTATAAAGAGGTTATGCATACATATGTACTAGAAACACTTTCGAAGTTTTAG